The following are encoded together in the Chlamydiales bacterium genome:
- a CDS encoding TolC family protein — MIMKLCLFINLLFFSVFLHAIQVNSAPKLCLSLCEAEKIALKNNQQIKATEQLLQKAREGNLESFSKWFPELQASSDAYRTQFNQQPILNSRALFLTQLTLTQSIFSLERYYNVKISELYVQQLSLLLQAAQNDTLLQVREAYYQVILDQDNIATAKEKVELLRQLAIQMEGKYRIGEAILYNVNQSKVAVANAMTFYYQTLKQFKIDIDVLVRVLGYDPGTLCVDLEEREIPIYSIPLIACKLHSVEQVININGGQEDQFIFQPGFPEIEERRMYRLFSSEEMFSWEQIANEKRPDIRLGRNFISIAKEQIRNQQAEYYPTVDLIGNYGGFPTPYVPYPRNVFFEQSFGWGIGLELNWLLFDSFGREYRVSQAKSQERATAFNYQKTVFDAHGDVRSQIYQIEEAVASYVTARANVLLAEQLLIEAKQQMDIGYITVFDYQISVDALIQARNTRDTADFNLIVAYYSLRHASGIDVNCY, encoded by the coding sequence ATGATAATGAAACTTTGCTTGTTTATCAATCTACTCTTTTTTTCGGTATTCTTACATGCCATCCAGGTTAATTCAGCTCCAAAGCTGTGTTTAAGCTTGTGTGAAGCTGAAAAAATAGCATTAAAAAATAATCAGCAAATAAAGGCAACAGAGCAACTCTTACAGAAGGCTAGAGAGGGGAATTTGGAATCATTTTCCAAGTGGTTTCCAGAATTACAAGCTTCGAGTGATGCTTATCGTACACAATTTAATCAGCAGCCCATACTTAATTCACGCGCTTTGTTTTTAACGCAACTCACACTTACTCAGTCTATTTTTTCCCTAGAGCGCTATTACAATGTAAAGATTTCTGAGCTCTATGTACAGCAGCTTTCATTGCTTTTACAAGCAGCTCAAAATGATACGCTTTTACAAGTGAGGGAAGCTTATTATCAAGTGATTTTAGACCAGGATAATATAGCAACAGCTAAAGAGAAGGTAGAGCTTTTAAGACAGCTTGCAATTCAGATGGAAGGTAAGTATAGAATTGGCGAGGCAATCCTTTATAATGTCAACCAGAGTAAAGTAGCAGTTGCTAATGCAATGACCTTTTATTATCAAACTTTAAAGCAATTTAAAATTGATATAGATGTCTTGGTAAGAGTTCTTGGATATGATCCTGGAACGCTTTGTGTGGATTTAGAAGAAAGGGAAATTCCTATCTATTCTATTCCATTGATCGCGTGTAAATTGCATTCAGTTGAGCAAGTCATCAATATAAATGGTGGACAAGAAGATCAATTTATTTTTCAGCCTGGTTTTCCTGAAATAGAAGAAAGACGCATGTATCGCCTTTTTTCTTCAGAAGAGATGTTTTCTTGGGAGCAAATTGCAAATGAAAAGAGGCCAGATATTAGGCTGGGAAGGAATTTTATTAGCATTGCAAAAGAGCAGATAAGAAATCAGCAAGCTGAATATTATCCAACAGTTGATTTGATTGGAAATTATGGCGGGTTTCCAACGCCTTATGTGCCTTATCCAAGAAATGTGTTTTTTGAGCAGTCTTTTGGATGGGGTATTGGTCTAGAGCTAAACTGGCTTCTTTTTGATAGTTTTGGAAGGGAATATCGAGTAAGTCAGGCAAAGTCGCAAGAGAGAGCTACTGCTTTTAATTATCAAAAAACGGTATTTGATGCCCATGGTGATGTAAGAAGTCAGATTTATCAAATTGAAGAAGCTGTTGCAAGTTATGTGACAGCAAGGGCTAATGTCTTGCTTGCAGAGCAGCTTTTGATTGAAGCTAAGCAGCAGATGGATATTGGTTATATTACGGTGTTTGATTACCAAATTTCTGTAGATGCGTTGATACAAGCAAGAAATACAAGAGATACTGCGGATTTTAATTTGATCGTTGCCTATTATAGTTTAAGGCATGCCTCAGGAATAGATGTAAACTGTTATTAA
- a CDS encoding M18 family aminopeptidase: protein MPKKHLVDDLFCSLKSPTPWNSVEYISKELLSSGFVELKENDIWKINPENKYFVTRNGSSLCAFITPQKKPQKSLLLGTHTDSPALKLKPNAEFRVNNYILFGVEVYGEPLLSSWLNRDLGIAGRVVTKKNNTLSSHIVNITDAPCMIAQLAVHLDRDVNEKGLILNKQDHLSAIMALDDKSSENYLEKILNPFIKNEPILSHDLFLYPLQVPSFLGKNKEMIASYRLDNLVSAQAALTSLIHTSQKNPSQETIKMALFWDNEEIGSKTAQGAGSSFLSDTLGRIYALLKLSFEEQSIIKANSLCVSIDVSHAVHPNYPTKHEPRHPLLLGEGIAIKNNAHMRYATDALSAALIIDLCKQKKIPVQKFVSRTDIPSGSTIGPIHANRNGMKTVDIGIPQLSMHSSREIIAIKDYEYLCTLLQSLLDEEVPTCF from the coding sequence ATGCCTAAAAAACACCTTGTCGATGACCTCTTTTGTTCTCTAAAATCTCCTACCCCCTGGAACTCTGTAGAATATATCTCTAAAGAACTTCTCAGCTCTGGTTTTGTTGAGCTTAAAGAAAATGATATTTGGAAAATCAACCCTGAGAATAAATACTTTGTGACACGAAATGGATCCTCACTTTGTGCTTTCATAACTCCCCAAAAAAAACCTCAAAAGAGCCTACTCCTTGGTACGCACACAGATAGTCCAGCTCTCAAGCTAAAACCCAATGCTGAATTTCGCGTAAATAACTATATCCTTTTTGGAGTTGAAGTTTATGGAGAACCTCTTCTTTCTTCTTGGTTAAATCGAGACCTTGGAATTGCAGGCAGAGTCGTAACAAAAAAAAATAATACCCTCTCTTCTCACATTGTAAATATTACAGATGCCCCTTGTATGATTGCGCAACTCGCTGTCCATTTAGACCGAGATGTCAATGAAAAGGGTCTTATTTTAAATAAACAAGACCACCTTTCTGCAATTATGGCACTCGATGATAAGTCCTCTGAAAATTATCTAGAAAAGATATTAAATCCATTTATTAAAAACGAACCTATTCTGAGTCACGACCTTTTTCTCTACCCCTTACAAGTTCCTTCCTTCCTTGGAAAAAATAAAGAAATGATAGCATCCTATCGCCTGGATAATCTAGTAAGTGCCCAAGCAGCACTTACTTCACTGATTCATACATCTCAAAAAAATCCCTCTCAAGAGACTATCAAAATGGCTTTGTTCTGGGACAACGAAGAAATTGGCTCAAAAACTGCGCAAGGAGCAGGTTCTAGCTTTCTAAGCGATACATTAGGCAGGATCTATGCTCTTTTAAAACTCTCTTTCGAAGAACAAAGTATCATAAAAGCCAATTCTCTTTGTGTATCTATCGATGTATCTCATGCTGTACATCCCAATTATCCTACTAAACATGAACCAAGACATCCTCTTCTTTTAGGAGAAGGCATCGCTATTAAAAATAACGCCCATATGCGCTATGCAACAGATGCTTTATCAGCAGCTCTTATCATCGATCTTTGCAAACAAAAGAAAATACCTGTACAAAAATTTGTTAGCAGAACAGATATTCCCTCTGGATCTACGATTGGGCCTATTCATGCAAATAGAAATGGCATGAAAACAGTGGATATCGGTATACCCCAGCTCTCCATGCATTCAAGCAGAGAAATCATCGCTATAAAAGATTACGAATATCTCTGTACGTTATTACAATCACTTTTAGACGAGGAAGTACCTACTTGCTTTTAA
- a CDS encoding VIT1/CCC1 transporter family protein, whose protein sequence is MEKPAEYSHFAGKDPLQHILETKAKNTACEPHSAELASHIFAATDTARYISLLIVLLYTICAYLQIGFQTTLTILALFSLGTLIGYCGRCAWIGWAHLERLHRSLKQEHYEIEHHRNQEREELRALYSKKGFQGPLLEQVVDVLMADEERLLKIMLEEEMGLSLGTHEHPLKQAFGAFIGGSIAIGLSALSLFFLPPLSLIFTTFIIMGAAALFAAYYENNRMISACIWSLGIAALALSIVYFVLKIVHPQ, encoded by the coding sequence ATGGAAAAACCAGCAGAATATTCTCACTTTGCGGGAAAAGATCCCCTTCAACATATATTGGAAACGAAAGCGAAAAATACAGCTTGCGAGCCACATAGTGCAGAACTTGCAAGTCATATTTTTGCAGCAACAGATACTGCAAGGTATATCTCTCTTCTCATCGTTTTGCTCTATACCATCTGCGCCTATCTTCAGATTGGATTTCAAACCACACTTACAATTCTTGCTCTTTTCTCTTTAGGAACGCTTATAGGATACTGTGGAAGGTGTGCATGGATTGGTTGGGCTCACTTAGAACGACTCCACCGCAGCTTAAAACAAGAGCATTATGAAATTGAGCATCACAGAAATCAAGAAAGAGAAGAATTAAGAGCATTGTATTCAAAAAAAGGTTTTCAAGGACCACTATTAGAACAAGTTGTTGATGTTCTAATGGCCGATGAGGAGCGTCTTTTAAAAATCATGCTAGAAGAAGAGATGGGTCTATCTCTTGGAACGCATGAGCATCCTCTCAAACAGGCATTCGGTGCATTTATCGGCGGAAGCATTGCTATAGGGTTATCTGCATTGTCTCTATTTTTTCTACCACCTCTGTCACTTATCTTTACAACTTTTATCATTATGGGAGCAGCCGCCCTATTTGCAGCTTATTATGAAAACAATCGCATGATCTCAGCTTGTATTTGGAGCCTTGGTATTGCGGCCCTTGCTCTTTCTATTGTTTATTTTGTATTAAAAATAGTCCATCCTCAATGA
- a CDS encoding cation-translocating P-type ATPase, with protein MTKPSPYFFNEFIESGLEESISPFLTLKSKRWGRHLPLKASITAAFFLGASFVFYQIDSFAIAYLLLTFVYFLAGIPSLINSIEDLSNLIVNIDVLMTLAAFLSILIGSGMEGGLLLVLFSLSGSIEETVTAKAKSALSNLRELAPPQAFVVAEDGTIFERSVKDILVGTKILVKSGEVVPLDGTVMEGISSVNLVHLTGENLPVLKQVGDNVPAGARNLEGSLVITITHTSTESTLARLITLITQAQEARPTLQRWIDKLSHGYAITIILLSIFFAGLLPLFFSIPFLGVEGSIYRALTFLIAASPCALVIAIPIGYLSAISACAKKGILLKGGIILDALASCKMIAFDKTGTLTTGELSLSHIKPLQNYSEADLQNALRIALSLERNAVHPVAKAVCNYVQEKKLTPLPISEYKSIPGYGLEGTVNLHGKLLAVYIGKAEHILKSLNNASKLVLEEENMRCKKEGNLLAVLKINDDLILLQFKDTPRARIKELIQTLKTKFSLRLVMLTGDHKASALAVAKELNIDEVHSELLPEEKLSLVSKYSQDSNLAMIGDGINDAPALARATVGISMGKVGSTTAIDASDIVLLHDNIELLDFLIAKSHATKRIILENVCVAFAAILFASIPALFGIVPLWLAVILHEGGTVLVGLNSLRLLKS; from the coding sequence ATGACAAAACCTTCCCCCTATTTTTTTAACGAGTTTATCGAATCTGGCCTAGAAGAAAGCATTAGCCCATTTTTAACTTTAAAATCCAAAAGATGGGGCAGACACCTTCCTCTCAAAGCATCTATAACAGCAGCCTTTTTTTTAGGAGCATCCTTCGTTTTCTATCAAATAGATAGTTTTGCAATTGCTTACTTGCTTCTTACCTTTGTCTATTTTTTAGCGGGCATTCCCTCTCTTATCAATTCGATAGAGGATCTATCTAACTTAATCGTCAATATTGACGTTCTCATGACACTTGCAGCCTTTCTTTCTATATTAATTGGTAGTGGCATGGAAGGAGGACTCTTACTTGTACTTTTTTCTTTGTCTGGATCTATTGAAGAAACAGTTACTGCAAAAGCAAAGAGCGCTCTTAGCAATTTACGAGAACTTGCTCCTCCACAGGCTTTTGTTGTGGCTGAAGATGGCACTATTTTTGAGCGCTCTGTCAAGGATATTCTAGTGGGTACAAAAATCCTTGTAAAATCAGGAGAGGTTGTACCACTCGACGGAACTGTCATGGAAGGCATTTCCAGCGTAAACCTTGTACACCTTACAGGAGAAAATTTACCTGTACTCAAGCAAGTAGGAGATAATGTACCAGCAGGTGCTAGAAATTTAGAAGGCTCTTTAGTTATCACAATTACTCATACAAGCACAGAATCCACGCTTGCAAGATTGATTACACTCATTACGCAAGCACAAGAGGCAAGACCCACATTACAGCGCTGGATCGATAAATTAAGCCACGGCTATGCCATAACTATTATTCTCCTCTCCATTTTCTTTGCAGGACTTCTGCCTTTATTCTTCTCCATACCCTTCCTTGGTGTTGAAGGATCTATTTACAGAGCACTTACTTTTTTGATAGCAGCTTCACCTTGTGCTTTAGTAATTGCAATTCCCATTGGCTACCTAAGCGCAATTAGTGCATGCGCAAAAAAAGGTATTTTGCTAAAAGGAGGCATCATCCTCGATGCCCTTGCAAGCTGCAAAATGATTGCATTCGACAAGACAGGCACTCTTACAACAGGAGAGCTTTCTCTATCCCATATAAAGCCACTACAAAATTATTCAGAAGCTGACCTTCAAAATGCTCTTCGCATTGCACTAAGCCTCGAAAGAAATGCTGTCCATCCTGTTGCAAAGGCTGTCTGCAACTATGTTCAAGAAAAAAAGCTTACCCCATTGCCCATTTCAGAATATAAATCTATCCCAGGCTATGGTCTTGAAGGAACAGTTAATCTTCACGGCAAATTACTTGCTGTATATATTGGGAAAGCAGAGCACATTCTAAAATCTCTCAATAATGCAAGTAAACTTGTTCTTGAAGAAGAAAATATGCGCTGTAAAAAAGAGGGTAACCTACTTGCAGTACTCAAAATTAATGATGATCTTATCCTCTTACAATTTAAAGATACACCAAGAGCTCGTATAAAAGAGCTCATTCAAACACTAAAAACAAAATTCTCTTTACGCCTTGTCATGCTAACAGGTGATCATAAAGCAAGCGCACTTGCCGTTGCTAAAGAGCTTAACATCGATGAAGTACATTCTGAACTACTTCCAGAGGAAAAGCTTTCTCTTGTAAGCAAATATTCACAAGACTCAAATCTTGCCATGATTGGTGATGGCATCAACGACGCACCAGCCCTTGCAAGAGCAACTGTTGGCATTTCAATGGGAAAAGTAGGAAGTACAACGGCCATTGATGCATCCGACATCGTACTTTTACATGACAACATCGAACTTCTTGACTTTCTTATTGCAAAATCTCATGCAACAAAGCGTATTATCTTAGAAAATGTATGCGTTGCCTTTGCCGCAATTCTTTTTGCATCCATTCCAGCACTCTTTGGCATTGTTCCTCTGTGGCTTGCTGTCATCTTGCATGAGGGTGGAACCGTACTCGTCGGCCTAAACAGCTTGCGCCTGCTCAAGTCTTAA
- a CDS encoding site-2 protease family protein, translating into MMETVIQIIFAFIALGILVFIHEFGHYWVALKVKMNVEVFSIGFGRPIYSWTRKGVKWQIGWLPFGGYVKIAGADLGKNANNDVPGSYFGAKPFDRLKVAIAGPLANLILAFLIFVVIWMSGGREKLFSEFTQYIGWVDQSSQVYEDGLRPGDILKSYNNTPYEGIKDLVFAGLFSDQPLTLKGFNVSKENLKMTPFQYTISPYPLKNGADGLRTYGILSPASFLIYERFPNNEENPLPSGSPMQNSGIEYGDRIVWVDGSLVFSQEEISFLINEPKILLSVERAGKRFFAKIPRIPISDLRLNSDMKEELSDWRYLAKLKDKFSSLYFVPYSLTIDCVVEDRLNFIDPETSSHLSKIKALSSVDTSLEKGDKIIAVGKTPVTSAADLLSALQTKEALVIVQKNFKSEKNPSWKIADKFFNQVPLVHDVNEMADLVANGSPITTYKELALLNPVTPKTEQNFALTDEQKAQYAAQILQARKAINEINDPQKRINDLQRLENGLKTLRLGIGLQDVKVNYNPNPFILFENVFTETWHTLVALVSGYINPKMLSGPVGIVRVIQHGWSVSINEALFWIAAISINLGFLNLLPIPVLDGGYILISLFEMITGRKVKPKTLERIIIPFVVLLIGFLIFVTYFDLMRL; encoded by the coding sequence ATGATGGAAACGGTTATTCAAATTATTTTTGCATTTATTGCCCTTGGCATACTTGTATTCATTCATGAATTTGGGCATTACTGGGTCGCACTTAAAGTTAAAATGAATGTAGAAGTTTTCAGTATAGGTTTTGGACGTCCTATTTACTCTTGGACAAGAAAAGGCGTGAAATGGCAGATAGGTTGGCTTCCCTTTGGTGGCTATGTCAAGATAGCAGGTGCAGACCTTGGAAAAAATGCCAACAATGATGTTCCTGGAAGCTACTTTGGAGCAAAGCCTTTTGATCGCCTCAAAGTTGCCATTGCAGGCCCCCTTGCAAACCTCATTTTAGCATTCCTCATCTTTGTAGTCATCTGGATGAGCGGGGGAAGAGAAAAGCTTTTTTCCGAATTTACTCAATACATTGGTTGGGTAGATCAAAGCTCACAAGTCTACGAAGATGGGCTTCGTCCAGGAGACATCTTGAAAAGCTACAACAATACTCCTTATGAAGGTATTAAGGACTTGGTGTTTGCAGGCCTCTTCAGCGATCAACCACTTACGTTGAAAGGCTTTAATGTAAGCAAAGAAAATCTTAAAATGACGCCTTTTCAATATACTATATCCCCCTATCCTCTCAAAAATGGCGCAGATGGCCTTCGTACTTATGGGATTTTAAGTCCTGCAAGCTTTCTCATCTATGAGCGTTTTCCAAATAATGAAGAGAACCCTCTTCCCAGTGGATCTCCCATGCAGAATAGCGGTATTGAATATGGCGATCGCATCGTATGGGTAGATGGCAGCTTAGTCTTTTCTCAAGAAGAAATTAGCTTTCTCATCAATGAACCAAAAATTTTACTATCTGTTGAGCGCGCAGGCAAGCGCTTTTTTGCAAAAATACCAAGAATTCCTATCTCTGATCTCAGATTAAATAGTGACATGAAGGAAGAACTTTCTGATTGGCGATATCTTGCAAAACTTAAAGATAAATTTTCTTCGCTCTATTTCGTACCCTATAGTCTAACAATAGATTGTGTTGTTGAAGATAGGCTCAACTTTATCGACCCCGAAACAAGTTCCCATCTCTCCAAAATAAAAGCACTTTCCTCCGTAGATACATCTCTGGAAAAGGGCGATAAAATTATAGCCGTTGGCAAAACACCTGTGACAAGTGCAGCGGATTTATTGAGTGCTCTTCAAACTAAAGAAGCTCTTGTCATCGTCCAAAAAAACTTCAAAAGTGAAAAGAACCCTTCGTGGAAAATTGCTGACAAATTTTTCAACCAAGTTCCACTTGTCCACGACGTCAATGAAATGGCAGATCTCGTTGCAAATGGCTCTCCCATCACCACATACAAAGAACTTGCCCTTTTAAATCCTGTAACTCCAAAAACAGAACAAAATTTCGCCCTTACAGACGAGCAAAAAGCACAATATGCGGCGCAAATATTACAGGCAAGAAAAGCCATTAATGAAATAAATGATCCGCAAAAAAGAATCAATGACCTGCAACGCCTTGAAAATGGCCTCAAAACTTTAAGGCTTGGAATAGGTTTACAGGATGTGAAAGTTAACTACAATCCAAACCCTTTTATTCTATTTGAAAATGTCTTTACAGAGACATGGCACACACTTGTAGCTCTTGTTTCTGGCTACATCAACCCCAAGATGTTAAGCGGTCCTGTTGGGATTGTACGCGTTATTCAACATGGTTGGAGTGTAAGCATCAACGAGGCTCTTTTTTGGATTGCAGCTATCAGCATCAACTTGGGGTTTCTAAACCTTCTGCCCATACCTGTTCTCGACGGGGGCTATATCCTCATATCCCTCTTCGAAATGATTACAGGAAGAAAAGTAAAGCCAAAGACATTAGAGCGCATCATCATCCCATTTGTCGTACTTTTAATTGGCTTTTTGATCTTTGTTACTTATTTCGATCTTATGAGATTGTAA
- the gnd gene encoding decarboxylating NADP(+)-dependent phosphogluconate dehydrogenase, protein MAQADIGLIGLAVMGQNLVLNMNDHGFTVAVFNRTVEKVDTFLQGPAKGTKVIGSKSLKELFANLKRPRKVVFLVKAGSAVDDLINECLPYLEKGDLIIDGGNSNFNDTNRRAEELVAKGILFVGSGVSGGEEGARHGPSLMPGGNPEAWPLIKNIFQSISAKADGAPCCDWVGDGGAGHYVKMVHNGIEYGDMQLIGEAYNIMKYALGLSNEELAKVFTEWNKTELDSYLIEITSHIFSFKDTDGKVLLDKILDVAGQKGTGKWTGINALDLGIPVTLIAEAVFARCLSALKDERVEASKQIKGPQVIFTGNKQEMIENIRHALYASKIMSYAQGYMLMREAAKEYHWKLNYGGIALMWRGGCIIRSRFLGKIKEAFDKNPNLKNLLLDDYFKGEVQKTQLGWRKTVMFAAEHGIWAPCFSTALSFYDGFRTEILPANLTQAQRDYFGAHTYERIDKPRGQFFHSNWTGTGGNVSSSSYNA, encoded by the coding sequence ATGGCACAAGCAGATATTGGTCTTATTGGTCTTGCTGTAATGGGGCAGAATCTAGTTTTAAATATGAATGATCATGGGTTTACGGTTGCTGTTTTTAATCGTACAGTTGAGAAGGTAGATACCTTTTTACAAGGCCCTGCAAAAGGAACAAAAGTTATTGGTTCCAAGTCACTTAAAGAGCTTTTTGCGAATTTAAAACGTCCTCGAAAAGTAGTGTTTTTGGTAAAAGCTGGGTCTGCTGTTGATGATTTGATCAATGAGTGCCTTCCCTACCTTGAAAAGGGGGATTTAATTATCGATGGGGGTAATAGTAATTTTAATGATACTAACAGAAGGGCTGAAGAACTTGTTGCTAAAGGTATTTTGTTTGTTGGTAGCGGCGTTTCTGGTGGAGAAGAGGGTGCAAGGCATGGCCCTTCATTAATGCCAGGTGGCAATCCAGAGGCATGGCCTTTGATTAAAAACATATTTCAATCTATCTCTGCAAAAGCAGATGGTGCTCCTTGTTGTGATTGGGTAGGAGATGGAGGTGCTGGTCACTATGTTAAGATGGTTCATAATGGTATTGAATATGGAGATATGCAGCTTATTGGAGAAGCCTATAATATCATGAAGTATGCTCTTGGTCTTTCTAATGAAGAGCTTGCCAAGGTGTTTACAGAGTGGAATAAAACCGAATTAGATAGCTACCTTATTGAGATTACGAGTCATATTTTCTCATTTAAAGATACAGATGGAAAGGTTTTGCTAGATAAAATATTAGATGTTGCTGGTCAAAAAGGTACTGGAAAGTGGACAGGTATCAATGCTCTTGATTTAGGTATACCTGTAACACTTATTGCAGAAGCTGTTTTTGCAAGATGTTTAAGCGCTCTTAAAGATGAGAGAGTAGAAGCATCTAAACAGATTAAAGGGCCTCAAGTTATATTTACAGGAAATAAGCAAGAGATGATAGAAAATATCCGTCATGCGCTTTATGCATCTAAGATTATGAGCTACGCCCAAGGTTATATGCTCATGAGGGAAGCTGCAAAAGAGTATCATTGGAAGCTGAATTATGGTGGTATTGCTCTCATGTGGAGAGGTGGTTGTATTATTCGTAGTCGCTTTTTGGGTAAGATTAAAGAGGCTTTTGACAAAAATCCCAATTTGAAAAACTTACTTTTAGATGATTACTTTAAAGGTGAAGTGCAAAAAACTCAATTAGGTTGGAGAAAGACTGTGATGTTTGCGGCAGAGCATGGTATTTGGGCTCCTTGCTTTAGCACAGCATTGTCCTTCTATGATGGCTTTAGAACAGAGATCCTTCCAGCTAATTTGACTCAGGCTCAACGAGATTATTTTGGTGCACATACTTATGAGCGCATAGATAAGCCAAGAGGTCAGTTCTTCCATAGCAACTGGACTGGAACGGGTGGAAACGTTAGCTCTTCTTCTTACAACGCATAA
- a CDS encoding N-acetylmuramoyl-L-alanine amidase, with amino-acid sequence MVVLRVIIFSLLLLLQSCAYHAVKEEGSLFLEKRRTESLGTFVVLDPGHGGKDEGCKSKNGECIEKNLALKTAKLVQQYLKSQGIKSVLTRSCDEFVPLEDRANFANKRNAHLFVSIHFNSAENTQAKGVEVYYDDENTCRAEQSKILARILLAKVIDYTKAPSRGLKTEDLRVIRKTIMPAVLVEPAFLSNPQEALKCKDPKYQEAIARAIADAIEEYVRNVPGAN; translated from the coding sequence ATGGTCGTATTAAGAGTTATTATATTTTCTCTTTTGTTATTGTTGCAGTCTTGTGCTTATCACGCTGTCAAGGAGGAGGGTTCTCTATTTTTAGAAAAGCGCCGTACAGAGTCTTTGGGAACTTTTGTTGTTTTAGATCCTGGGCATGGTGGTAAGGATGAGGGGTGTAAATCAAAAAATGGAGAGTGTATTGAGAAAAATTTGGCTCTTAAAACAGCAAAACTTGTTCAGCAATACCTTAAGTCTCAAGGGATTAAGTCTGTTTTGACAAGAAGCTGTGATGAATTTGTTCCTTTAGAGGATCGTGCTAATTTTGCGAACAAAAGAAATGCTCATCTTTTTGTAAGTATTCACTTTAATTCTGCAGAAAATACACAAGCTAAGGGTGTAGAAGTTTATTATGATGATGAAAATACATGTAGAGCTGAGCAATCCAAAATACTTGCGCGTATATTGCTTGCAAAGGTGATAGATTACACAAAAGCACCTTCTAGGGGACTCAAAACGGAAGATCTAAGGGTTATTCGAAAAACAATCATGCCCGCAGTTCTAGTAGAACCTGCTTTTTTAAGCAATCCTCAAGAAGCTCTTAAGTGTAAGGATCCAAAATATCAAGAGGCCATAGCAAGGGCAATCGCTGATGCTATTGAAGAATATGTAAGAAATGTCCCCGGCGCGAATTGA